A stretch of Antennarius striatus isolate MH-2024 chromosome 6, ASM4005453v1, whole genome shotgun sequence DNA encodes these proteins:
- the sptssb gene encoding serine palmitoyltransferase small subunit B — MNFKNFREYLAWLYYQYLLITGIYVLEPWEKSIFNSILFSVIAMVIYTSYVFVPIHVHLALQFFSGITGGQPESTMTLMN, encoded by the coding sequence ATGAACTTCAAGAACTTTAGGGAGTACCTGGCCTGGTTGTACTACCAGTACCTGCTCATCACCGGCATCTACGTCCTGGAGCCGTGGGAAAAGTCTATTTTCAACTCTATCCTCTTCTCCGTCATCGCCATGGTGATCTACACATCCTACGTGTTTGTGCCCATACATGTACACCTCGCGCTGCAGTTTTTCTCTGGGATCACAGGCGGCCAGCCTGAAAGCACCATGACGCTCATGAACTAA